The Vicia villosa cultivar HV-30 ecotype Madison, WI unplaced genomic scaffold, Vvil1.0 ctg.000163F_1_1, whole genome shotgun sequence DNA window AAAACCTAGAATAAAAATCCTAAATCCTAACATGCTACTACCCATTACTCATGCAACATATACCCCATAACAAGATGAagacccacccttaccttagttaGAATTATTCCTCCTAGGGTTGCCTCCTTCTTCTTTTCTCTTATCTTCTCTCCTTTCTCCTATTTTCTTTCTAATTTCTAATTCTCTCTTTTCTCTTGTTTTTGTTAAACTCTTAACAACTTATTATCTTAAATGGGATTTACTAATTCTTAACTCCCACCTTTCTCATTTTAACACGCTATAAGGCCCAATTAATTATTTTACCATTCTCACACCAAATAACCcaaaacacatatatatatatcacatatatatcacaaaacacatagtttaattaattatcatatcacataataatcaataaaacaattaattaataaaattactaATAAATAAAAACAGGATGTTACAGCTAGAGGGGAGAAGCTCTCTAAAATGTATTAGACAAGAACTTTAATTGCTAGGGACATTGTTAATGCTATCGACATGGAAGCATCTTTGTGGCACCGAAGACTTAGTCATATTAGTGAAAAAGGGATGAACATTTTGGTCAAAAAGGATGTGTTTCCAGGATTAAAGAATACAGATTTGAAGAAGTGTTCTCATTGCATGGTTGGTAAACAAACTAGAGTATCTTTTAAGAGACATCTTCCCTCAAGGAAGTCAAAGTTGCTTCAATAGGTACATTATAATGTTTGTGTTCCATTAAAGGGAAAATCTTTTAGCGGTGCACTTTATTTTATtacctttattgatgattgttctAGGAAACTATGAGTTTATTCCTTAAAGATAAAAGACCAAATGTTGGAGAGGTTCAAAGAATTCTATGCTTTGGTAGAGAGACACACAAACAAGAAGCTAAAATGTGCTAGTTCTGATAATGATGGTGAGTATTATGGACTATTTGATGCCTACTGCAAGCAGCATGGTATTGCATATGAAAAGAATCCTCCTAAAACTCCTTAATTGAATGGTTTAGAAGAGAGGATGAATCGAACACTAATTGAGAGAGCAAGGTGTCTGCTTTTTGAATCTAAGTTGCTTAATCATTATTAGGGTGAGGTACTTTACATGGCGGTGCATTTTTTTAATCTCACTCATACTGTTTCTTTGAACAGTGAAGTTCCAGACAAGATTTGGGTTGGAAAGAATGTCAATTATTATCATTTGAGAGTCTATGGTTGTAAGACTTTTGTGCATATTCcaaaggatgaaagatccaagTTGGATTCAAAGTCAAAACAATGCATCTTCATTGGTTATGGGCAAGATGAGTTTGGTTATAGGTTGTATGATCCTGTAGGGAATAAGCTTATCTGAATCCGCAATGTGGTGTTCATGGAAGGCCAACCtattgaagatattgataaggtagaGAAGACTACATTCAATAAAGATACCAGTTTGTATAATGTTGATCCATTTTGGTTACCTAGTCATAATCTAGATGCTATTGGTGATGATGATCATAATGGTGAGCCATATGATTTTGTTGATGATCAGCAACTTGGAGATGAGGTAAATATTCCAACTAATGATAATGAAGGGGAAAGTGATATATCACAGGATTATAATCTCGGTGAATCTCCAGATTCACCTCAAGTTCAACTTAGGAGGTCTAACAGGCAGAGACAACCTTCTACAAGGTATAATTATGGCGAGTATGTGACCTTGACCGATGAGGGTAAACCTGAGCGTTTTCTAGAGGCTATGGAAAGTGATGAAAATCAAAAGTGGTTGGATGCGATGCATGATGATATGAAATCagttcatgataatcacacttatgATTTAGTGAAGTTGCCTAAAGGAAAAAATGGATTTGGAAAATAGGTGGATTTATAGAGTTAAACACGAGAGCCACCCTAAGTATCCAAGGTATAAATCCAGATTAGTGGTGAAATGTTTCCGTCAAAGAAAGGGTGTTCATTTTAATGAGATTTTCTCACCTGTTGTAAAGATGTCATCAATCAGAACGGTGTTGAGTTTGACTACTACTCTTGATTTATAGGTTGagaaaatggatgtgaaaacGACTTTCCTTCATGGTGATTTGGAGGAAGAGATCTACATAAAACTACCCGATGGTTTTCAAGTTAAAGGCAAATAAGATCAAGTGTGTAAATTGAAAAAGAGTCtatatgggttgaagcaagctccaatGCAATGGAACAAGAAGTTTTAGTATGTTATGTGTGATCAAGGCTACCAGAAGACTACTTTAAATCATTGCATCTTTGCTAGAGAAATTTCTAACAATGACTTTATTATCCTGTtgttatatgttgatgacatgcttATTGTAGGGAAAAGTGTTTCTAGCATTAATAGGTTAAAGGAGCAGTTGGGGGAGTCATTTTCCATGAAAGATATGGGAGCTGCCAAACATATTTTTGGCATTAGAATCATGTGTGACAAAAAAGAGAACAAACTTTGGATGTCACAAGAACATTATATCGAAAGATTGATCCAAAGATTCAAAATGGAAAGTTCTAAGGCAATAAATACTCCTCTTGCTACTCATTTCAAGTTGAGTTCTAATCGAAGTCCTTCAAGTGAATATGAAGCGTTTGATATGAAACGTGTTCCTTATGCATTTGTTGTGGGTAGTTTGATGTATGCAACGGTGTGTACAAGACCAGATATAGCACATGTTGTTGGTACATAcagtatatttttttcaaatccagGTAAAAAGTATTGAAATGTTGTAAAATAGATTTTAAGGTATCTTCTCGGTACTACTTCTGCGAggctttgtgaatattttttgtAAGCTAGTTTGCTTTGTGATTTGCGCTTGTTAGGACTAGTTTCTAAACCACTTTAAGACTCTTTTGTACCCTTATTTAATTATAGTTGAgttgtttcttttgtttggtcGACTCGTAGTTTTTACTCACATATTGAGAGGTTTTCATCGTCAAAATATCGATGTTATTTTGTGCCTTTATTTGTTCGATTTGCTGTTATatatttgttgttgatcctaATAGGTTCTTATAAGTTTGGGAAATTTTATATCCACTTTGTATTAGTGTGTTATTGTGAATTAATTTCCCATCACATCCCCTTTGTAAACATATTAGGCAACTTTGTTTTGCAGTTTAGTTAAAGAAGTGATCAAAGTCAAAAGACGACAATTAGGGCTTTCCATTGATGACGACAACTTGAAAGACAAAATTTACATTCTATGAGGATTCAAGTATGATAAGCGGTTAAAGATGCAAGCAGACAATTATGGTTTGGTGATCACTTCAACCATCCTCTAATGACGACATTTAACTTGAAGATATCGCAAGACTCTTCTTCAAGAAGACTCAAGCAAGTTATTATATGATTGATTTATTTGACAAGTCTCGAAGCTTTAAAGtatgaaagagagaaagtgtgaaaaCTCGCCCAGTCGTGCTTGAGTGAAATGTGTTTTGTAAAAACACACGGGCATCCTCGTAAAGTAATATGGATAACCACACACaccctaaaacatatttttaagccTTTATTTCTCAAATAaagcatcccaaaaatattttgaaagCTAGATGAATCAAGAGCTGTCATAATAGTTCTGGACAAAATTTTGAACTGTTAAATTGATTTACAATTTACCCAATCAATCAGGTCAGTGAAAACATTATCCATAAATGATTGTGACAATGTATTCACGAAGGGAAATATCTCTGTCTAAAATATTTCCTTTTGGAGCCTTTGCAAACGATTATTGAGGGTTCCAAATCGATTGGGCTTAGGAGCCAATCGGTTGGAACATTTATTTTGGCCCATGGATCATTCATTTCTTGTgccaacctctagcctataaataaaGGCATTCTCCTTCACATTTTCACATCCTAAAACACGATCCTTCTATCTCACTCatcactctctctctttctctaaaATATTATATACTTTCTCTCACTTTAATTTAGTTGTAACGCTTCGAGAAAGTCTTTGTGTTTGGTGATGAATTTTGTATTCTGGAAAGGGTAttattgtaaattcaccaggaaGCGTTTTTCTCTTGGTTGAATAATTTATACTTAAGTGAGTGTTTGTTTAGGTTTAATGCTAAACTTGTTAAAAGTTTTGTTTGGGGATTTAGGTTCTTaagttgttgttttgatttgtaagctcAGCCTGTGTAAAAACTTGCTTTGGTTTGAGATCATCGCAGTTAGAGATCTCATATTGGTTCGTGGTCAACCTGTTCAAAACTCCAGTTCAGTTCAAGATCATCCCGATTTAAAATATCAACTCGGTTCATGGCCAACTTGTTCAAAACCTCAGTTTGGTTAAGAGGATAACATGTTCAAAACTCTAGTTTAGGTTGAGAGATGTCCGTAAGAAATCTTAGTTTAGCTTGGGGACTAACCGTTTCAAGTTCATGTTTTGAAGGAAGCGTATAGGTGACTTGAAACGTTGATAGAGTATgttccctaaaatttcaaaaatatcatgacaccaacaaaatttcaaaatattataatttcacaaatttattctttaaattctaattatagtatcacacacaacaaaatagtaccaaatataaatgtaaataaattttaaattatctcCAATTGTAAAAATGGGAAAACagtttcaaataatttttaaacaaaatatatttatatttttaatttttttaatcaaaattgtgTCGTTTTGTTTGAGAAAAAAAACATGCATTTAaatcatcaaaattttaaaattgacgGTTCACCGATATTgaccaaataaattaaatttgtaaCTTCTTTAAATTCCGATTCCTTCAATTGATTCGTTCCAATTTTTAAAATACAgcttaaaacaattttaaaatacaGCTTAAAACAACATAAGGAACCCGTTTGATGTTTTAAATGAccagaaaaacacaaaaattaagAAAAGAACTAAAATATTATCTAGACAACGTATAAAAAGATGAAAGAATACATTTGttgtaaatttatatattttcttgaaTCATAGATATACCAACCAAACTCATGTCGATAGATATACTAGtgcaaaattataattataattttatttaaaataactatACTCCTAATTAgttaagtaattttttttaaagcaaaTAATTGATTATGCAAGTGGGTATAATTTATATTTTCCCAACTACGTATcgattataacataaacataaacaaaccAATATCACATTCACGAGAACCCTGTGATTTTCATTTTCAGTTACTGTCATTCACTTCTGACTTTCTGAGTTCCACTCTCACATCACACACACAGGGAGAAGCAACTCTCACGATTCATATTCATCGTGACTATTCATCTTCTATCTCCATCGACGATGCAGCTTCGCCTTTCCTCCCAAAAGGTTTGAATTTGACAATAATCTCTCATCAATAGCTCCTTCAATTTTTGATTTAATCTCTCTTAATCCCTTATCAACATCTTTCTAGGGATAGGGTTTTCATCTTCCATAGCTTCCTTTTTTGTTTCTCTTCCAATTTATAccaaaattcaaacaaaaaggtATTTAGGGTTTACTTTTGCTTAGTCAATTGAAAATGCAATTCAGACGGCGTGAAGAAGATCATGCTGCACGGTCTCTTTCTCCGAAGCTGCGTCCCCACCACCGGCTTGATTCAGCTCCTGACATGTTTCGGAGAAACCGCCTCGACGGGTTGGATCGGTTGCCGGTTCAGCAGAGGAAATTGAATCCTCTGAAAGTAGGTGATGGGTTTGAAGGGAGGGATTCTGATTGGCATATCAGTGATCGGAGAAGTGGTAGGGTTCAATCAAGGTCACCTCCTATTGATCAAGCGAGGAAAAGGTCTCATTTTGATGATGGGGTTGACCATCAAACTTCTTCACGATCACCTTTAGGGTTGAGACCAAAGTATGAGTATTCAAAATCTATGGAGTACAGTGGTGTTGATGATGAAAATTTGGATGCAAAGCGTGTTTATCTGGATAGAGAGAAGGGCTTCATTGAAAGCAGCAGGTTAGGCGGTGGAAAGAGTACTGTAGATCAGAGGTTTTTGAGAAATGGAAATGAAGGAGGTTCATATAGGTCTATTCCGGATATCGGTGTAAGTGTACAATCACGATATGAGGAAGACGGTGAGAACTTTCATCCGCCGTCAAGGAGAGTGCCAACGGAGAGATTTGAGTATGAAAGGCTACAGCACCGAGAGCATTTACCTGTGGATAAGATACCGATCACAGAACCCCACCGTGGGGCTGATAAGAGTAAAACAATGTTTCATGGAAGGGATGCTTCCTATTCCAAAGAATCTCCGTCTTATGCAAAGGATTTTGCAGGCACTTCTTCTCACTCGAGGGACTATGGGAAATCCTCTGTGGAAATGAGGAGCAATTTTCTATGCTCGCACGGCGACTGTGTCTGTTCACACACATCTTATGATCAGCCTAGGGGTAGCGGAAAACATGCTGAATGTTTAGGGTTTAGTGGACATGGCCAAAGGCCACCTGTAGACACTAGTAGAGGTCCTGAAATTGGGCAGAGGAATACTACTTGCCATCAGTGTGAGCTTAGTCCCAGTCCTACCAGGTTTGAGCATTCAGATTATTTTAATTATAGATTGCATACAAGAGCAGCACATGATGAATATTTATGTCAGTATGATGATATACCTAGAAGGGTAGCTCCTCATGGTCGATTGGACTATGAGCAAGCTGTAATAGAATATGATAACAGAGAATTGTCCAGACATTATATCTCACACCCAGATTTAGATAGAACTGGTAAGAGTGAAGATTACTATGGAAACCCAAGAAGAGGTGTTTTGCATGAGCATGACCACTCTACATCAGAGAATCCAAAATATGTAGATTATCATGATATGAGAAGAACATCAGTTGCATCAAAGCAGAGTGATGCCTATCTGCGTTCTGGATATAATCATACTGAGATTGGGAATAGAATGCCTAATGATTATGAGGTTTCATATCGGGATGCACCAGAAGCTGATCATCAAATATCAAATTTAAGAACAGAATATGAATTTGGAAGAGATGATGCTGGAGGGCTTCAGCAAGAAAGGTTTCAGAGTTCACCTCTGTCTAAGCGTGATTCAGCAACCTACAGACAAGCTGCCAGAGTGCAGGAAATGAATCAGGATGTTGGCATTCATAACCATCCAGATAGACATATGAAAAGAAAATACTATGCCAATGAGGAAATAGATGTGCATGATTTGAGAACAATAAAATCAAGTAAATGGAATGACGCTCCTGAAGAATATGAAGAGTATTATGTAAATGAAGAGTGGGTCGATGATGAAGATATGAATATGTTGTACTCATATGATAATGTTGAATCCAATCATAAGATATACAGAAAGCATAATAATAAATACAATGAGTTGGAGAATGAAGAAGGTTTTCCTTCTAACAATAGGATATCACCTCAAGTTTCTATGGGATGTGTACAAAGACCACCATTTCGATTTCAGAAGTATTCCAATCAAAATTTAAGACATTCAAAGTCTAGTTCATCAAACTGGTATAAATCTCAGCATTTTTCTAGAAGAAATGCATATGAGAAACAGCCCAAAGGTTGGAAAAAGTATCATGGATACAATGAGAACAAGCATACAAGTAACGACGAATCATATGAAGATTTGGCTAGTGCTGCAGAACCTCAGCCAACCGAGGACTCTGAGGAGTTTTTACAAATGGTACATGAGAATTTCTTAATGTACTCAAAGAAGTTGAATATGAACCTATCTGTCCAAAGAAGGTACCAGAAACAAGGAAAAGCTGGTGGTTTGTACTGCATTGTATGTGGTAAAAGGTCTGTTTTCTTTTCTATAACGCTCTTTTATCAAATGGAGCACTTCTCTAAACATATTGAATCAGGAGGTCCCTAGTATTTAACTTACAGGTGAAGTCAAGTATGTGTAAGATATTATTCGTGGGATCACGCTTTAGAGAAATTACTATTGGTATCACGCTTTAGGGGATTTATTATTGGGATCACGTTTTAGGTCCATTACTCTTGGGATCACACTTTAGGTTATTAGGCATCATTGCTGACGCTGTACTTCATTTAAAGGGAATGCATGGACAGTTTTTGATAACATCAATCCCATGCAAATAAGATCAAACATATTTTGAACTGTTCTGTGGATGAACATGAGTCACACATTTTGCAGAAGTGGTGTACATTCTGTTGTTGGTgctaatcaaatataattttgcTACTGTGTTGCATTGGTTTGAAGTTAGGTTTAATGTTTGCTAAAGCTTGTATTTAACTTTAGTTTTGTGCTAAAGTTCATAAGTAATTATTACAGCCAGAAAAACTTGGGACCCGTAAAGTATAAATGGTCTACGGTCTTCCTAAAGAGGATTGCTGTGACATGCCATGGCATAGTAAGGATAAGAGAATACATATAGGTTAAAATTTCCTCGACAATTAGGATTGCTGGTCATATAGATTGAATCCTATTAGAAGTATGGCTATATAAGTAATTTCAGGTTTTAGATTTATGGAGGAACTTGATGGAGAGATATGCTGCATATGCATGACAGTTATGATTAATCTGATTCTGTAGTTGTTGATATTGAGGTTTTAAATTATTTCTCTGGCAAGCGATATTCTAGTAAGTTCTACTGAATCAATTAGAGTTGCTTCTTCATAATTTCTTTCATTACTTTTGAGGAATATATGGTTGTCAAACCGGAATGCTATTTATATATGCTGCTATATTCATTGATGCATTATAAAACGATAATTTTGAGGCTATTTCAGATAATGTTGGAGATTATAATATTCTAATTCTAAATacgatttttagttttttttctctGCTGGCTTCAGTTATTATCATGACACCAGCAAGTTTTATTTCATAGCACATTCAAATTTTCTTCGGTTTCTGACATGAACTTTGTCAGATACATTATAATGAAAATAGTTATTTTCTATCTTTCTAAGTTTCTTCTGTGCATTTTAATGCTTGAAAAAAGTTTATAATGTACAAGTTATCAATAAGTTTCATGTCTTAAGATTAAGTCCTAACATGTTTTCCCTcctgttttattgtttttatggtACAGTTCCTCAAAGGAATTCATGGACACTCGAAGCTTAGTAACTCATGCTTTTATGTCCCATAAGACTGGCCTGAGAGCTAAACACTTGGGTCTTCACCAAGCAATATGTGTTATGATGGGATGGGATACTGCTGTTCCTCAAGATACAGTAACTTGGGTTCCCCAGGTCTTGCCCCATGCTGAAGCTTTGGCTCAAAAGGAGGATTTGATTCTTTGGCCACCAGTGGTTATCATACATAATATTTCGATGTCGGATGACAATCCTCAAAATTGGAAAGTTATAAGTATGGAAACAATTGAGGCATTTATAAGAGGTGAGTTTTTGTTTGAATGCTGATATACTCTGCAATAATAATTattcaaactctatgatttttAGTGAACCAAGTATATCTTAGTTTTCTGGTTGATTTGATACATAAATACCCCCAATTAAATGATGAACGTTTAGCACAGTAGATGTAATATTTTGTACCAACTACACGAATCCTTTATTCTTCCTCGGAATCTTTACTCATCAATTGTTGCCTTATGATAACTGCATACAACTAAGCCTTATCCCGTTAAGtggggtcggctacatggatcaactttcgccATGATGTTCTATCACGGACCATGCTTTTATCCAAATCATTTATCTCGAGATCAtttttaataacttctcttatagtcttTCTAGGTCTTCCTCTAATTGTTTGCCTTATGATAAATGCATATTTGgcaattttttatttcttttcatgctTGCAGGCAAAGGTTTTGTGAGGGGACGGATCAAACTATGCTTAGGGAAGCCTGCAGATCAAAGTACTATTCTGGTGAAGTTTTTGGGCACATTTGTTGGGCTGGGAGATGCGGAGAGGATTCATAAATATCTTTCTGATAACAGCAGGGGGAGAGCTGACTATGAGAAGATAAAATCCGAAGGTGTCAAAAGCTGCAGCATCAAAGAGGCTGATCAGGGAGACGAAGTGGAGAATTTGCTTTGTGGTTATGTGGCGATTGCGGAGGACTTGGAGAAACTAGATTTCAATAGCAAGAGTTGGAGCTCGGTAAAGAGCAGGAAGGAGATTGATGACCTGGATAAGGCTCCTGTTAAAACCGACGAGAGGCgatgattaaaatataattgaaGGCTCTATCAGGAATTTCACGGTTCCTGGTGCTAAAATTTGTGTCCTAATTGCATAATTTGTCTTTCCCTATGGTTAAGTTAGTAGTTACTTTATATTCTTGGACCAGATATGCAATTTCAGACTAGAGTCCTCTGTAAGAGTTCAATTTCTGTTTGTGAATTCTTTTAACTGATTTCACTGAAAACTGATGCTGAATCCTGTGCTTTAGCCATATAGGATTTTAGATGACTTTCAGGATAAATGTATCCAATGTTCTTAAAATGTTATTTcttttaaatacaaaaagctaaagagaaagagaaaaaggagTGGTGTATACATGCacaatagagtttttttttttggttgagaTCATGCTATCAAAGTTTTTGAGaactattaaaatattagtttttgctATCAAACTTTTTCTCGAGAGTAATACAGTTTTAGTTGAAGAAAAACAGCAGAAACCTAAAACAAGAAACATTATGCAGATTGCAGGCTTATTTACATATGCAATTCCATCACTCAAGATCTTCAACAAGTTCTCACTGCAAAATATATTGTTGTTAAAATTGTTCTGTGCAATATACACAACAAATACACTTGTTTTTTATGAAATGAAAAATTTGACtaatgtttctgttattttctttgGATGTGAGATAAATTTTGTTCAATGACACTCGTATTATGCAGCAACTTTGAAGGGCAGATaatcaatctttttcttcttcagaAGTTGTAAACTTGTTTAATGCTCCAACTTCTGTGAAATATTTTCATTTGTAACATGCACATGAATCATTATCATCTCAAATGGGATAATTAGGAGAACATATCAGTGCCAAGCTGAAAATAACGTGACCATTATACAGTGAGTAGACACAAGTGGAAAACTCCAAAGGCATTGATAGCCAAAATTCTATGTCTATTCCAGCTATTTATGGTACAGAAACCTTAAagttaaaatatttctttttccttTGTTCTTCATTTGTATTGGTgctttctgtttttatttttctattatttactACCTCTTCTGGAAATTAAGGACCTTGATTGCATAAGCAAATACAAATAGAAACACAAGAACAAAAGCAATATGAGCCACAGCAACAACTCCAAGGAAGTCATATTCAAAGCCCATCTCTTGATTGAGGTATGCTTTTACTGATATTGTTCCAGCTCCAGGTACCTCTATTGGAGTCTCTCTGTCACCCAACTGTGATGTCACGAGACCATATACAGTCCAAGCAGTTGGACACCCCCAATAATACCATCTCCACCATATTGGAATTTCCTGCGAAAGTGAAATCAGCAGTTACATAATCAATGTGTGAACTAAACCAACTTCGTTGTGAAGGTTCAATACGTGTTCTTAATAATGCGTGAACTATATTTCTAAAATCATGCATACTAATGTTAAAATTTGTTTTGTCACTCCTCGAGTATAATATATCTGATCATTTCATTGTGATGCATACCGATTTGGGGATAACGAAACCCGAGAATATGTTCCAGAACACTAGAAAGAATGACATAACAATTGCAGCAATTTGATGGTTTGGTGTCAGAGACACAGTCATCATTCCATATAGTGTGAAGTAGACAAATGACATGAAGATGAAGTAGTAGAACCAGATGAACTTGTCAGCTTGCCAAGGGAATCCCATCATTGAGTAAAGGATAAGGGTATAAACAAATGTTTGGATTGCAACATATATACATTCTATTGCCACCTGCAAGTCAATGCTTGTCCATTTCATAAGTTTACTCAGTTATTGGAATTCACTGAActgtagtttttgttttgttctattttgtGTGTGAAAGGTTCAGGTTCATTTACCTGAGCAAATGCATAAGGGAGAGCTGAGTACATTCCGGCCGCTTTTTCTCGGTAGAAGACTGTTCTTTCTACTGCTACTACAGGTTGAACTGCAGAAATGTTGGTGGCTCCAAGAAATAAAATAGCTGAATACATGGCTCCCTCTAAATTCATAAGATCTTGTTCTTTGTGTCTGCAACAAAATTCTTTTTAGTCATCACCTATGGTACTCTTGATcttacttgattcatattttttcatATCAAAGGTTAAAAATGTAACGACAATCTGTATCTTTAAGTACAATACCAACTTCGAGACCAAGTAGACTTACATTTTATCTGCTTTTTTCCAAAAAACGAGTCCAAAAATAACACCTACAGATATCGACAGGAAGAAACGGATGGCATTATATTGAGGATTCCTCCAGTATGACCAATGCTGTTTCCAGAAGCAAGCTTTGCATTGAGTAATGAAAGACCGGGAGTGTTTAGAAGCAAAATTAAGATCTTTCGTTCCTGGTAATGGCATGCTTAGCTCTTTAATAAGTTCTTGATTCGTCCTGAAAAGAGCTTATATCAGAAACGAGTAGAGAAAACCTTCAAATTTCAGATTGATAAAAAGAACAATGCTAGTAATATGAGAATGTAACTTCAACTAATACTTAACTGATACAATTCTGACTTAGTAAACAAATCTGCAAAGTCTACACTTAGCTGAGACTCAACTGTTGGAGAACTAATCTCCAACATCCATGTGGCAGGATTATATCCTTCTTTAATTCTCGGAATTCCCGGAATAGCCTGAAAAAGGTTCACATAGTTTAAAAGATTACATAATTTaagaatttttcatattttgcaaTGCCGAAGTCATACTCACCTCGAAGTACTTAACAAGCTTCTGAGATTGTTGACCAAGTGGACCACTGTATATTATTTGTCCTCCTCTCTTCATCAAAAGCAGCTGAATGAAAGACGAAATTGAGAGAGCGTTGTTTTTTCATAACTCTCACAGAAGTAAAAATTCATCTCCCAGATTTTGAGAAAATTATACCTCGTCAAAAGATTCAAATATATCGATGCTTGGTTGGTGAATTGTGCAGACCACAGTTCTCCCTGTATCCGCTGTATTTCTGACAGTACGCATAACAATCGCTGCAGCTCTAGCATCAAGGCCTGATGTTGGCTCATCCATAAAGATGATAGAAGGATTTGCAACCAATTCTACAGCAATGGTGAGTCTCTTTCTTTGTTCTGTCGATAGACCATCTATTCCCGGAAGTCCTACTAAAAAATTCCTTAATGGATGTAGCTCGACAAGTTTCATAACTTCCTCAACAAACATCTGTAGCAAGAGAGGATGGTTAAGAATAGATCAGT harbors:
- the LOC131624852 gene encoding uncharacterized protein LOC131624852; translation: MQFRRREEDHAARSLSPKLRPHHRLDSAPDMFRRNRLDGLDRLPVQQRKLNPLKVGDGFEGRDSDWHISDRRSGRVQSRSPPIDQARKRSHFDDGVDHQTSSRSPLGLRPKYEYSKSMEYSGVDDENLDAKRVYLDREKGFIESSRLGGGKSTVDQRFLRNGNEGGSYRSIPDIGVSVQSRYEEDGENFHPPSRRVPTERFEYERLQHREHLPVDKIPITEPHRGADKSKTMFHGRDASYSKESPSYAKDFAGTSSHSRDYGKSSVEMRSNFLCSHGDCVCSHTSYDQPRGSGKHAECLGFSGHGQRPPVDTSRGPEIGQRNTTCHQCELSPSPTRFEHSDYFNYRLHTRAAHDEYLCQYDDIPRRVAPHGRLDYEQAVIEYDNRELSRHYISHPDLDRTGKSEDYYGNPRRGVLHEHDHSTSENPKYVDYHDMRRTSVASKQSDAYLRSGYNHTEIGNRMPNDYEVSYRDAPEADHQISNLRTEYEFGRDDAGGLQQERFQSSPLSKRDSATYRQAARVQEMNQDVGIHNHPDRHMKRKYYANEEIDVHDLRTIKSSKWNDAPEEYEEYYVNEEWVDDEDMNMLYSYDNVESNHKIYRKHNNKYNELENEEGFPSNNRISPQVSMGCVQRPPFRFQKYSNQNLRHSKSSSSNWYKSQHFSRRNAYEKQPKGWKKYHGYNENKHTSNDESYEDLASAAEPQPTEDSEEFLQMVHENFLMYSKKLNMNLSVQRRYQKQGKAGGLYCIVCGKSSSKEFMDTRSLVTHAFMSHKTGLRAKHLGLHQAICVMMGWDTAVPQDTVTWVPQVLPHAEALAQKEDLILWPPVVIIHNISMSDDNPQNWKVISMETIEAFIRGKGFVRGRIKLCLGKPADQSTILVKFLGTFVGLGDAERIHKYLSDNSRGRADYEKIKSEGVKSCSIKEADQGDEVENLLCGYVAIAEDLEKLDFNSKSWSSVKSRKEIDDLDKAPVKTDERR